One Fusarium falciforme chromosome 1, complete sequence genomic window carries:
- a CDS encoding MFS domain-containing protein, which yields MRRREKEPSSGDDLSTDLEQSLQDTTPTPDPNPPPDGGFKAWLHAGLLHIVFFNTWGVANGYGIFQQYYSQTLGESASSISWIGGLQIFLLFSVGVITGRLTDAGYFRPIFAFGVFLQVLALFMTSLCTTYWQIFLAQSVCLGLGNGCTFCPALAILSQYFKKYRAFAVGLAAAGAAVGGLVYPVLINWLIFYDNVGFPWTLRTMGFVMLATYIPWLIWFEPRLPPRKSGPWIDKSAFTELPFIFFSMSMFFNFWGLYFAFFYLGTYARDKVGISEPIYLLMILNGVGIFGRIAPSLIADKWTGMLNALIPLSFCSSLLVYCWAAVKSTGGLYVFAVIYGFTAAALQALFPAVATTMTPDPSRTGTRVGMILGIVSVANLTGPAICGAIINKSNGRYLEAEMFAASSILLGAFMALAARISKTGFVLKVKV from the coding sequence ATGAGACGTCGAGAAAAGGAACCCTCGTCTGGCGATGACCTCTCAACCGACCTCGAGCAGTCACTCCAAGACACAACCCCAACTCCCGATCCCAATCCTCCTCCCGACGGAGGCTTTAAAGCATGGCTACACGCAGGACTCTTACATATTGTATTCTTCAACACGTGGGGCGTCGCGAATGGCTACGGCATCTTTCAGCAATACTATTCACAGACACTCGGTGAATCTGCGTCGTCCATCTCGTGGATAGGCGGTCTTCAGATCTTTTTACTCTTCTCTGTCGGGGTCATTACGGGCCGTTTGACCGATGCCGGCTACTTTCGTCCTATTTTTGCCTTTGGCGTGTTTCTGCAGGTGCTGGCCCTGTTCATGACGTCGCTTTGTACCACGTACTGGCAGATCTTCCTGGCGCAGTCTGTATGTCTGGGTCTGGGAAACGGTTGCACATTTTGTCCAGCCTTGGCTATTCTATCTCAATATTTCAAAAAGTATCGAGCCTTTGCTGTTGGTCTCGCTGCGGCTGGCGCTGCAGTCGGCGGCCTCGTCTATCCCGTCCTGATCAACTGGCTCATCTTTTACGACAATGTTGGATTCCCCTGGACTCTACGCACCATGGGCTTTGTCATGCTTGCAACATACATACCTTGGCTGATCTGGTTTGAACCTCGCCTGCCGCCACGGAAGAGCGGGCCTTGGATTGACAAGTCGGCTTTTACTGAGCTGCCCTttatcttcttctccatgagCATGTTTTTCAACTTTTGGGGGCTTTACTTTGCATTCTTCTACCTTGGTACATACGCTCGCGATAAAGTCGGCATCTCGGAGCCAATCTATCTACTGATGATCCTCAACGGCGTTGGCATCTTTGGGCGTATTGCGCCCAGTCTTATTGCCGACAAATGGACCGGAATGCTAAACGCACTCATTCCGTTGAGCTTCTGCTCGAGTTTACTCGTGTACTGCTGGGCCGCAGTAAAATCCACCGGCGGACTGTACGTGTTTGCAGTCATCTACGGCTTCACCGCCGCAGCTCTACAAGCTCTCTTCCCGGCTGTAGCCACAACCATGACGCCTGATCCGAGCAGAACGGGAACACGAGTGGGAATGATTCTAGGGATTGTTAGTGTTGCGAATCTCACTGGTCCGGCTATCTGCGGTGCAATCATCAACAAGTCGAATGGGAGGTATCTGGAGGCCGAGATGTTTGCTGCCTCTTCTATTCTCCTCGGCGCTTTTATGGCACTGGCGGCGAGGATTTCAAAGACGGGCTTCGTGTTGAAAGTAAAAGTTTAA
- a CDS encoding HET domain-containing protein, with product MAWSKSEIACMVLAGPIIGPAYVVCWIVMRSKNLVEATLTYLFYSAWGDLIHFIATFWIRFGPQRQLRNEILRKQNAGVLAPLFPGETRVLKLFPRQHWPDSGIHCEVDSVPRRELQYEVLSYDSRDKELCRAIKVDGHHVMVTDHLYMALRHLRINDTRNLWIEDLSTDGLISTRKRNEQHRESILREAFQVVIWLGAAPRKLKRLIPLFDESPGVSFEDDSGSTAHIFSELLTRPWWNRLWSVQELALPPKVIVQCGRHRIPWANFAQTIELSYIDSNHSTETARARTMAVTRSKYQSETTYEYGLLSLAWEFRDSLVYDDRDKLYALLGLLPEEKQIIKVDYSKNFDQVCMEFVQAWINHYGSLLILNLTQRQQRGQHSTWYPRWSEPFGDYPQFFCGSTFSLHSHNFWEGKFSADGGRRPPNCVHPKSGRLLRLQGFSHDTIAAVAPSAYEPQGGTHTDLENCRRSWREFTKTWSPDDREGISQEFWLAITAGLVNSESGTINYESVQRATCEQRRLFMTQNGQLGVGPSAAAPGDRVCIVFGSPVPFILSECATCNDDTGDNHGLGLVSSQTWRYVGDAYVHSIMHYAGDVDDDVKAGRLYVEDFLLCG from the coding sequence ATGGCTTGGTCCAAAAGCGAAATTGCGTGCATGGTGCTCGCAGGCCCCATCATCGGTCCCGCCTATGTCGTTTGTTGGATTGTCATGAGATCTAAGAATCTTGTAGAGGCGACTTTAACTTACCTCTTCTATTCAGCCTGGGGAGACCTCATTCACTTCATCGCCACATTTTGGATTCGGTTTGGTCCTCAGAGGCAATTGAGAAACGAGATCCTTCGGAAACAAAATGCTGGGGTACTCGCACCTCTGTTCCCGGGCGAGACAAGAGTGTTGAAACTATTCCCTCGTCAACATTGGCCAGACTCGGGTATTCACTGCGAGGTAGACTCAGTACCGAGACGAGAGCTCCAGTACGAAGTCCTTTCGTATGACTCCCGAGACAAGGAGTTGTGTCGCGCTATCAAGGTTGACGGCCATCATGTCATGGTCACAGATCATCTCTACATGGCCTTGCGACACCTCCGAATCAACGACACACGCAACCTATGGATCGAAGACTTATCCACTGATGGACTTATTAGTACGAGAAAAAGAAATGAACAGCATAGGGAGTCTATCCTCAGAGAGGCCTTCCAAGTCGTTATTTGGCTCGGCGCCGCGCCGAGGAAACTAAAACGCCTTATCCCCCTATTCGACGAGTCACCCGGCGTCTCCTTTGAAGATGACTCGGGATCTACGGCACACATCTTTTCAGAACTCCTCACACGTCCTTGGTGGAATCGCCTATGGTCAGTGCAAGAACTCGCCTTGCCACCAAAGGTCATTGTCCAGTGTGGCCGACATCGCATCCCCTGGGCCAACTTTGCCCAAACGATCGAGCTCTCATATATCGATTCCAATCACTCGACTGAAACTGCCCGCGCGAGAACTATGGCTGTAACGCGCTCCAAGTACCAGTCAGAAACCACTTACGAATACGGACTTTTGAGCCTGGCGTGGGAGTTTCGCGACAGCCTTGTGTACGATGATCGAGATAAACTCTATGCTCTGCTGGGGCTATTACCCGAAGAGAAGCAAATTATCAAAGTCGATTATTCCAAGAACTTCGATCAAGTTTGCATGGAGTTTGTTCAGGCTTGGATCAATCATTACGGAAGTCTGTTGATCCTTAACCTGACCCAGCGACAACAGAGAGGACAACACTCCACATGGTATCCAAGATGGTCTGAGCCCTTCGGAGACTACCCTCAGTTCTTTTGCGGCTCCACTTTCAGTTTACACTCTCACAATTTCTGGGAAGGCAAATTCTCTGCCGATGGGGGTCGCCGCCCTCCTAACTGCGTTCATCCCAAGAGTGGACGCTTGCTACGGCTGCAAGGATTTTCTCATGATACCATCGCTGCGGTAGCACCCTCTGCGTATGAGCCTCAAGGCGGAACTCATACGGACTTGGAGAATTGCAGAAGGTCGTGGCGGGAGTTCACTAAAACTTGGTCACCAGATGACCGAGAAGGAATCAGTCAAGAGTTCTGGCTTGCTATAACGGCCGGTCTGGTTAATTCAGAGTCTGGCACTATCAACTATGAATCAGTCCAGCGGGCAACTTGCGAGCAACGGCGGCTCTTTATGACGCAGAACGGTCAACTTGGCGTTGGTCCAAGTGCGGCGGCTCCAGGAGATAGAGTCTGCATCGTCTTTGGATCGCCAGTCCCTTTTATACTTTCCGAGTGCGCGACCTGCAACGACGACACAGGCGACAATCATGGCTTGGGCCTCGTGTCTTCTCAAACCTGGCGATATGTGGGCGATGCATATGTGCATAGCATTATGCACTATGCGGGAGATGTCGACGATGATGTTAAGGCGGGAAGGCTATATGTTGAAGATTTCTTGTTGTGTGGATAA
- a CDS encoding Zn(2)-C6 fungal-type domain-containing protein, whose amino-acid sequence MPPLQGRKRSKLACETCRDLKRKCDGAQPCAACVRFEYECVYKGPRKRRTEQSHDLVQSSPAQEVQPLRSPHTTSSPNHLRSLEANSGAAFLRRLALRLDPKNAPRMHTFAWNAFLGARKTGVPPVCRPITDMLSQTDMQSLAAVYYEKVDTIYGFIDHQDIQQHIESRWTVGEGQSYDAVLCGMAALGCLHSQVEPMPVELDLVESARFLLEQTMSDIPSAIDVTAWILRVVYLRAVGTPHTAWMASCTLMHLAEAAGLHWDPSDESVLPSPAPEVDAELRKRLLAVAQHLNIWISYDMGRSRVALCNATMEMPSVRPGDFTVELMELLPLSADLDPQKAPAASDLESSLTAVLGRVHSVPPSILAQCNLTLCLCRRLQSMNTSFTGTMLDQILSITAKGIEAAQTILDARSPWHHMANVPFQVVCVLLAIDTVSSISQLKDAMQCLSNVATVYNTDATREALNTASLLILMHQKRKEKCASDLNDILKLFPVAPLQEAQAELPPQQMDDMRWLNSLAGDLSSLDYSDFDRFLFPAMF is encoded by the coding sequence ATGCCTCCACTGCAGGGTCGCAAACGCTCAAAGCTCGCGTGCGAAACGTGTAGGGATCTCAAACGCAAGTGCGATGGTGCTCAGCCGTGTGCGGCCTGTGTACGCTTCGAGTATGAGTGCGTATACAAGGGACCtaggaagaggaggacagAGCAGAGTCATGATCTGGTGCAGTCCTCGCCGGCTCAAGAGGTTCAGCCTTTGCGTAGTCCGCACACAACCTCGTCACCTAATCACCTCCGGTCGCTAGAGGCAAACTCGGGGGCCGCGTTCTTGCGGAGGTTGGCTCTGAGGTTGGATCCCAAGAATGCACCTCGGATGCACACGTTCGCTTGGAATGCCTTTCTCGGGGCTCGGAAGACGGGGGTTCCTCCTGTTTGTCGGCCAATCACCGACATGCTGTCCCAGACGGACATGCAGAGCTTGGCAGCCGTCTACTATGAAAAGGTGGACACGATCTATGGCTTCATCGACCATCAGGATATACAGCAACATATTGAGAGCAGATGGACCGTCGGCGAGGGACAGTCCTACGATGCTGTTCTATGCGGCATGGCTGCTCTCGGCTGTCTACACTCTCAAGTAGAACCCATGCCCGTGGAGCTCGACCTGGTAGAGTCAGCAAGGTTCCTACTCGAGCAGACCATGTCCGACATCCCGTCCGCGATCGACGTCACAGCGTGGATCCTCCGCGTCGTATACCTCCGCGCAGTGGGAACCCCCCACACAGCCTGGATGGCTAGCTGCACCCTCATGCACCTCGCCGAAGCAGCTGGTTTACACTGGGATCCATCAGACGAATCGGTCCTCCCATCACCAGCGCCTGAAGTCGACGCCGAACTTCGAAAAAGGTTACTGGCCGTCGCGCAGCACCTCAACATCTGGATCTCATACGACATGGGAAGGTCAAGAGTGGCACTCTGCAACGCGACTATGGAGATGCCGTCTGTGAGGCCAGGTGACTTTACTGTCGAGCTGATGGAGCTACTTCCTCTGTCGGCAGACCTTGATCCTCAAAAGGCACCGGCGGCCTCTGATCTGGAGTCATCCCTAACAGCTGTATTGGGCCGTGTTCACTCAGTCCCTCCGTCGATCCTCGCCCAGTGTAACCTCACGTTATGTCTCTGCCGTCGACTGCAATCCATGAACACCTCATTCACAGGCACCATGCTCGATCAGATCCTCTCCATCACCGCCAAAGGTATAGAAGCCGCCCAAACCATTCTCGACGCCCGCTCGCCATGGCATCACATGGCCAACGTACCCTTCCAAGTCGTCTGCGTCCTCTTAGCCATCGACACCGTCTCCTCAATATCCCAACTCAAAGACGCAATGCAGTGTCTTAGCAATGTAGCGACAGTCTACAACACGGATGCGACGAGAGAAGCGCTCAACACGGCGTCGCTCCTCATACTCATGCATCAGAAGCGCAAGGAAAAGTGCGCCTCGGACCTCAATGACATTCTCAAGCTTTTCCCTGTCGCTCCGCTTCAAGAGGCGCAGGCCGAGTTGCCGCCGCAGCAGATGGACGACATGAGGTGGCTGAATAGTCTAGCAGGTGACTTGTCAAGTCTGGATTACTCTGATTTTGACCGGTTTCTTTTCCCGGCCATGTTTTGA